The following proteins come from a genomic window of Lycium ferocissimum isolate CSIRO_LF1 chromosome 4, AGI_CSIRO_Lferr_CH_V1, whole genome shotgun sequence:
- the LOC132052802 gene encoding tRNA-splicing endonuclease subunit Sen2-1-like, whose translation MGPRWKGKGAEVKALADPISEIVSQLQSSLISSNSRGLLSGMSVLLKADAELTDVLNRACFGRPKVTSEKNEQWFQLSVEEAFYLQYSLKCIKIVDHNDIELNSYELWKHMTSRKEKFPILFKAFSHLRSKNWVVRSGSQYGVDFVAYRHHPALVHSEYAVLVLSAQDGNANGRLRVWSDFHCTLRLCGSVAKTLLILDIEQQQSCATSPSCLDNYVVEERTITRWSPEQGREKKLNPTQV comes from the coding sequence ATGGGGCCGAGGTGGAAAGGAAAAGGGGCAGAAGTTAAAGCTCTTGCAGATCCCATTTCAGAGATAGTCAGCCAGCTCCAATCTTCTCTGATCAGCTCAAATTCTCGAGGATTGCTATCTGGTATGAGTGTGCTTCTTAAAGCAGATGCAGAACTAACTGACGTCCTCAATCGTGCATGTTTTGGTAGGCCTAAGGTAACATCAGAAAAGAATGAGCAATGGTTTCAGCTTTCCGTGGAAGAAGCTTTTTACCTTCAATATTCTCTAAAATGCATTAAGATTGTTGACCACAATGACATAGAACTGAACAGCtatgagttatggaagcatATGACATCCAGGAAAGAAAAATTTCCTATCTTGTTCAAAGCTTTTTCTCACCTTAGAAGTAAAAACTGGGTGGTTAGATCAGGCTCTCAGTATGGAGTAGACTTTGTTGCGTATCGTCATCATCCTGCTTTGGTACATTCTGAATATGCTGTGCTCGTTTTATCAGCACAAGATGGTAATGCAAATGGTCGCTTGAGGGTTTGGTCTGACTTCCACTGCACTCTTCGTCTTTGTGGTAGTGTGGCGAAGACATTattaattcttgatattgagCAACAACAGAGTTGTGCAACTTCTCCATCGTGCTTAGATAATTATGTTGTTGAAGAGAGAACAATCACAAGATGGAGTCCAGAGCAAGGCCGTGAGAAAAAGTTAAACCCAACCCAAGTGTAA
- the LOC132052800 gene encoding tetraspanin-3-like yields MRSSNHLIGLVNFFTFLASIPILGGGIWLSSRANNTDCLKFLQWPLIVIGVSIMVVSLAGFAGACYRNTFLMYLYLWAMFFIIAALIGFVIFAYAVTDKGSGRPVMNRVYLEYHLQDYSGWLAERVTSQSYWSKISSCIRDSHVCGKMRRTYNNGIPETVQMFNARKLSPLESGCCKPPTECGYTYLNETVWNTGTGIVGSDPDCARWSSYQGQLCYSCNSCKAGVLASLKKSWRKVSVINIVILVILVIMYMVAIAAFRHNKKNDNDEPYGETRMEKSRPSRLHF; encoded by the exons ATGAGAAGTAGCAACCATTTAATAGGTCTAGTGAATTTCTTCACATTTCTTGCATCAATACCAATCTTGGGTGGTGGAATATGGCTAAGTAGCAGAGCAAACAACACAGACTGCTTGAAATTCCTTCAATGGCCCTTAATAGTTATTGGGGTTTCAATTATGGTTGTTTCTTTAGCTGGTTTTGCTGGTGCTTGTTATAGGAACACTTTCCTTATGTACCTTTACCTTTGGGCTATGTTCTTTATCATTGCTGCTTTAATAGGCTTCGTTATCTTTGCTTATGCTGTCACTGATAAAGGGTCGGGTCGACCCGTTATGAACCGGGTCTACTTGGAGTACCACTTGCAAGATTACTCTGGGTGGCTCGCAGAAAGGGTAACAAGTCAGAGTTATTGGTCAAAAATCAGTTCTTGTATTAGGGATTCTCATGTTTGTGGTAAGATGAGAAGGACTTATAATAATGGAATTCCAGAGACTGTTCAGATGTTTAATGCTAGAAAGCTTAGTCCTCTTGAG TCTGGTTGCTGCAAACCCCCTACAGAATGTGGCTACACTTACCTGAACGAGACAGTGTGGAACACAGGAACAGGGATTGTAGGAAGTGACCCTGATTGTGCTAGATGGAGCAGTTATCAAGGGCAGCTCTGCTATAGCTGCAACTCTTGCAAAGCTGGTGTTCTGGCTAGTCTGAAAAAGAGTTGGAGGAAAGTGTCTGTCATCAACATTGTCATATTGGTCATTCTTGTGATTATGTATATGGTTGCAATAGCAGCCTTTAGGCACAACAAAAAGAACGATAACGATGAGCCTTATGGAGAAACCAGGATGGAGAAATCTCGACCTAGCAGGTTACACTTTTAA